A region of Gracilinanus agilis isolate LMUSP501 chromosome 3, AgileGrace, whole genome shotgun sequence DNA encodes the following proteins:
- the LOC123241965 gene encoding mitochondrial carnitine/acylcarnitine carrier protein-like, whose amino-acid sequence MKRDPKWPAAPPPSPMVGGSRWRHAVKDQGRETLIMEVDTGSPISPIKNFLAGGFGGICLVFVGHPLDTVKVKLQTQPKNLPVQLPHYSGALDCFRKILAKEGIPGLYQGMAAPLVGVAPILATCFFGFGLGKKLQQKNPDDALTYPQLFVAGMLSGVFTTAIMAPGERIKCLLQIQAASKKRKYNGAWDCVRKVYQEAGIRGIYKGTVLTLMRDVPANGMYFMTYEWLKNILTPQGKSVHDLSAPRILTAGGAAGIFFWVMAIPPDVLKSRYQTAPPGKYPNGFRDVLKELIILEGVTSLYKGLTAVMMRAFPANAACFLGFEVAMSFLNWAAPNL is encoded by the coding sequence ATGAAAAGGGATCCAAAATGGCCAGCGGCCCCACCTCCTTCTCCCATGGTAGGGGGAAGTCGTTGGCGGCACGCGGTGAAGGACCAGGGCAGAGAGACCCTCATCATGGAGGTGGATACAGGGTCGCCCATCAGCCCCATAAAAAACTTCCTGGCTGGGGGCTTCGGAGGCATATGCCTGGTGTTCGTTGGCCACCCGTTGGACACAGTGAAGGTGAAGCTGCAGACCCAGCCCAAGAACCTGCCAGTACAGCTTCCCCACTATTCCGGGGCCTTGGATTGTTTCAGAAAGATCCTAGCGAAAGAGGGGATTCCAGGATTGTACCAAGGAATGGCCGCGCCCCTTGTGGGCGTCGCTCCCATATTGGCCACGTGCTTCTTTGGCTTTGGATTGGGCAAAAAACTACAACAGAAAAACCCAGATGATGCCTTGACTTATCCTCAGCTGTTTGTAGCCGGAATGTTATCTGGTGTGTTCACAACAGCAATCATGGCCCCTGGAGAAAGAATCAAGTGTCTCTTACAGATTCAAGCtgcttcaaaaaaaagaaaatacaatgggGCGTGGGACTGTGTCAGAAAGGTGTATCAGGAAGCCGGAATCAGAGGCATTTACAAAGGGACTGTGCTCACCCTCATGCGAGATGTTCCTGCCAATGGCATGTACTTCATGACTTACGAGtggctgaaaaatattttaacccCACAAGGCAAAAGTGTTCATGATCTCAGTGCTCCGCGAATCCTGACTGCCGGAGGGGCAGCGGGAATCTTCTTCTGGGTTATGGCTATCCCTCCCGATGTCCTGAAGTCCCGCTACCAGACTGCCCCACCGGGGAAATACCCGAATGGATTCCGGGATGTACTGAAAGAACTGATCATCCTAGAGGGGGTCACCTCCCTGTATAAAGGTCTTACAGCTGTCATGATGCGCGCCTTCCCAGCTAATGCTGCCTGTTTCCTTGGCTTTGAAGTTGCAATGTCGTTCCTTAATTGGGCCGCCCCTAATTTGTGA